DNA from Pseudoalteromonas sp. MEBiC 03607:
CGCTCACCATTTTTATACTTATCGTAACGTGATGAGTACTGACTATATTGACCAATATATTTGCGAGGTACGCCAATTTTAGTGAGGGCACTTTTTAAGCGAGCAAAGTTTGGTAAATGCGTGGTCATCATCGCTTCCATGTATAAGCGTTGATTTTCTTTAGCTGCTTCGATAATCAGCTCAAGCTCTACGCTGTTTGCTGCCGAAGGCTTTTCACCTAAAACGTGTTTACCCGCTTTTAAACACATAACAGCATAGTCTTTGTGTAAGCTATTTGGTGCCGCAATGTAGACGGCATCTACCAGAGGGTCTTGGCATACTTGTTCAATATTGGTAAACACTTTAGCGTCTGTCATGTCGTGCTTTGCAAGGAAAGACTCACCTGTTTGCTGCTCTCGAGAGCAAACGCCATACAAGGAGAATTGTTCAATTTGTTTGGCTGCGCTCAAAAGCGTGTCGCTTATAAAATTGGTACCTACAATCACAAAGTTCATGGTTACTCCTCGTTGTTTTGTGCAAGCCATGCTTGCCAATCCTGTTCAAATTTTTCCATCTGTTTGTGCTTTTTGCTTAACAAATGTTTGTCTTCGTCTTCTTGGGCCATATAAGGGCCAACGCGACATAATGCACAGTGTTTATCACCTAAATAAGCGGGTAAAGTCAGCTTAGTAGTAATGTTGTTATCAGTTTTTTCGCTAAATACATAGGTAATGCCACTGGTGTCTTTTACATGTTTATCACGGTCAACATTGCGAATTTTATAGCCTGGGAATAAATTAATATCGAATGGCATTTGGCCTAAATAATGGCAGTTTAGCCCCTGATTTAAGCTGCCTTCAATATTCCATTCGCGATACGGTTTTACATCTTTAGAGGTTATGTAACACAGCATCGGGCCGTTTTTATCTAATGCAAATTGGCTTGCGTAGTCTAGATAGCGATGCAACAAGGCACGGTTTAAAACATTCATACCACCTTGTTGGGTATTTGCTTTAAATGCTGCCTCACCTTTGAATGCGGGTATAAGTGGAAATTGAAAAATAACTACATCGAAACGTGCATCGACTAAGCGCAGCCACGAGTCTGGCTTTGTTACATCAAATTCAGTGAGTGTAGCTACATTTAGTTGTTGCAATGCGCTTAGTGCATTGTTGGCATATTTTTGCTCAATAGTGTTTGCATCATCATAAGTCGAAGCAACAAGCTTGGTTGGTTTTATATGACGAGCTATGGCGTGCGAAAATGACAAATCACCATCGCCTACCGTCAAAATGCGCCAACTTGGGTCTAAAAACATGTCGTTATTTGCCTTGTTCTGGCGCTGTTTCAACTGCAGTTTTTGGGCAAAGCGCTAAACGAGTTTTTAGCCCTTCAATGGCAATTTGTTTAAAGATCAAGTTAAAGCTAATCAAAACGGCAATAACGATATGGATAGGACCGTGCGTAAACCCTGCGTCGGTGTCAAAGAGCATTAAACCGAAAAGCAAAAACATGGTGGCTAAAAATATTTCAATCAACTGATTAGAATATATCTTTAAAGTACCTTGGTTTTTGTGATCTTTTTTAATGTGGATAGCACAAAAAAAGGGAATCACTTTAATTTTAAAGTGAGCGCCTTTTTCAACGTAATTTTCGCCGAGTAGGTCTAGTTTGGCGCGCAATTGATCTATCATAGCAAGTCCTTAAGAAACTGAGCCGCGGATGTTACCGCAAACCGGCCTAAAGGGCTACTCAGGATAGATGCTGATGCCAATTACAAAGATGTGGCATACAAACACCACTGACGTTAAAACAAAACGCATTTTTTGATAATCAACGTGATAGGTTTGCCACTGTGGTGAGCTTTTTTCAAATAACAGCACTAACCAAAAACTTGCTGCGAGCCAAGCCAGTGTCCAAGTTGCTGGTAAAAAGCTTAAAAAGCCAATCGGTAAGATAGGAATAATCGCTTTTATAGCATCAGCATGCGTTTGCTGGCCTGCATGCCATAAGTTACCAGCCATAAAGGCTAAAATAGCGATGCTATAAAAAGTGAAAAAGTCTAAGTTGACGGCATTACTTCCTGCAATAAGTGGCCAGCCTACGCAGCCTAAAAACGGTAGTAAACCTAAGTAACCAAGTTGAATGTGATTAATAAACTTTTCCATAATGACCTTAAAGCCGCCTAACTGGTATAAAATAACTCGTAGTTATTTTATACCAGTTAGGCGGCTAAAACGATCGCTTTATTATTGGCGTAACTCTCGACGTAGAATTTTGCCAACCGTCGATTTAGGCAATTGTTCCATAAAAATGATTGATTTAGGTACTTTATAAGCACTTAAGTTTTCGCGGCAATAGTCACTCACCTGTTGCTCATCAATCTGCTCTTTTAAAGTAATGTAGGCACAGACACGCTCACCGGTTTTTTCATCTTTTGCACCAATAACGGCCGCTTCGCAGATAGCAGGGTGCTGACAAAGTACGTTTTCAACTTCGTTAGGGTACACGTTAAAGCCAGAGACAATAATCATGTCTTTTAAACGGTCTACAATTTTATAATTACCACTTGGTAGCTTCAGACCCACATCACCGGTTTTGAAAAAACCTCGTTTCATAGATTTATCGGTTTCATCTTGGCGCTGCCAGTAGCCCATCATCACTTGCGGGCCTTTAACAACAATTTCGCCAGACTCACCGTCAGCAACAGGCTCATCGTTTTCATCCCAAATTTCCACAGTGGTGTTTGAGAGTGGGCGGCCAATACTGCCAATCTCTTCTTTTTTAAAGTCGTTTAACGTCGCAACTGGCGAGGTTTCTGATAAGCCATAGCCTTCTGTGATTGTACAACCTGTGGTGCTCATCCATGCATCAGCAGCTGCGTGTGTTAGAGCTGCGCCCCCTGAGACTGTCATTTTTAGGTTTGAAAAATTCAGGGCTTTAAAACCTGGATGCATACACAAGCCAATAAATAAGGTGTTAATGCCTGAAAAGTAATTAATTTCAAATGGTTCAATTTGCTTTACTAAGGCATCTAAATCACGAGGATTTGGGATAAGTACATTAAATTGCCCCATTGCGAATAGGCCAACCATATTCACCGTAAAGGCGTAAATATGATAAAGCGGAAGCGGACAAATACCCGTTTCTTGGCCAGGGGTTAAAATTTCGTCAAAGCGTTCATTCATTTGCTCGGCATTAGCTAAGATATTGCCATGACTAAGCATTGCAGCTTTAGCAACTCCTGTTGTTCCCCCCGTATATTGCAAAACGGCAATATCATCACGGCTTGCTTGGTGTGGTTTAAGTGGAGCGAGTTTTTCCCCTTGGTGAATGAGTTCAGGTAATGACAATTGGCCGGGTTGCAGTGAAGGTTCACCCACCGCTGAAGTAACAATCACTTTTTCTATGGAGGTTTGACTAATGATAGTGGCTAGTTTATCGGTTAGTGCGTCCAGTATTACGATGGCATTTACGCCTGCGTCATTGAACTGATGAAGCATTTCACGAGCAGTGTAAAGCGGATTGGTATTAACAACGATTAATCCGGCACGAAATGCAGCATAAGTAACGACAGGGTAGTCAACTATATTAGGCAATTGGATCGCGATTCGGTCGCCAACCTTAAGGTTACTTTGCTGTTGAAACCACTGAGCTAAGTAACGAGATTGCTGTTCGATTTGTGAATAAGTAAGTGTTTTACCCGCACTATTATAGGCTGGGAGTTCTGCATAGGTTTGACATGTTTGGTCTATCAATTGCGTGAGGTTATCATGTGTGTTCATGGTTGTTCCTTAGCGTGTTGTTCTTATTAGTTGTTGTTTGATGAGGCGATCCATTACAGAGTCCATAACCCAATTAGGTAAATAATGGCTCATGACATAAGTTAGTTTAGATTGTAAGCCAAGGATCACCATTCGTTTTTGTTTATCTAAGCTTTTTACTATTTGCTTAGCTGTGTCAGCAGCATTTTCTGAGGCGTTATGTGCTTTGTTGAAACACATCAAGCTGAGTTTAATTTTGTTTGGCTTAAACGTTTGGCGTAGTTCCTTTGCAAGTATCAATACACTTGGTTCTGGTGAAACTTGAGCTTTATTTGTAACAGGAACCATTAATGCAAGGTGGCTATTCATCGCCAGTTCTGGGCTTATAACTGTGGCAACGTTTCGTAGTGCAAGAGCGTGATCACTGTTGGTTATTTCATCCGAACGGTCACAATAAATTGCCAATTCAGGTTTACCAATAGCGGCAATTGCATTATTTACTTGGATTTGTAACCCTTCAATATCGCAGATATGGGTGGCAAAAAATTCTATATATTGATTGCTGTGTGCAAGGCTACACAAGGTTTGCTTTGTTATATCGCTAAATTGCTTGTCGAATAACGCAACATCATCACCACGACGAATATATTGCTTTGCTAATTCGAACCCAATACCACTATTACTACCGGTAATAAACACTCTTCTTAACATTACTCGACCACTGATTAGCGAAACTAGCTAGTCAATATATATAAATTGTTAACCAATTAATTAACTTTATACGACCTGTTTTTAGCTTTTTGCGCCATTATAATCAATGTGACTTACGATAGTCTTTTGGTGGCATGCCATACCAGCGTTTGAATGCTCGGGTAAATTCGCTGTAATTAGAAAAGCTTAAGATATCTGAAATGTTTGATAAGCTTAGGCTTGATTCAGTTAAATATTGGTGAGCTAAATTGCAACGAACCTCATCAACGAGTTCGCGAAATGTTGTGTCATACTGGGCTAAATGTCGCTGTAGACTTCGTGCACTCATTGATAGCTTTTCAGCGATTAAATTAACACCAAATTGTTCATGAAGTAGATATTGTTTTATAAGCACTTCAACATGTTCACAAATATTTTCGCGTTTAGACTCATTCGGGTGTCCAAGTTGTTGACTAAGAATAGAAAACAACTGCTTATCTGAGTTCTTAATGGCCAACTTTAGGTATTTTTTCTCAAACACTAATGCGGTATGAGCACAGTTAAATACTGGTATTTGACCAAGGGCTTGGCGGTATACACTGGTGTTTGCATCACAGCTGTGAGGCAGTTCTAGGCGGTGAAGTTTTATTTGGTCATCGGTTAATTGTTTTAAAAGATTAACCCCAACACTCAGAGCTAGATCTGCTCCGTGATATACACCGACTTTTAAACTACTGCGCACTAAAAAAGACAGTTTTACAAAGTCTTGGCCACTTTCGAGCAACAGATCAGCACTATTTTGATGAATATGATAGTACTTGGTTAAGTTTTTTAACGCCATTTCAAGAGTCTCGCAGTTACCCATCAAATAACCAACCGAACCTAAGATGTTGAGACTTTGCCAGCGACCTAGCTCTAGGCCGAAATAGGGCAGATTTAATTCTTTCGCTGTGATTTCTAGTAACTCAATGAGCTGCTGATATTGCACAAAATTATTGGGCTCAATGAGTTGTTTTCTGTCTAAGCCTACGCGCTCTAATAGTGCATCTGGGTTTACTAATTTACTTTCAATCAGTTCGACATAGCCATGTAAAGCAGATGCTCTAATTAGGTCAGGTGTGTGTGTTTTGCGAGGCATAGTTTGCTCTTTTTTAGTGCGTTGGCGTAAAAAGTAAAAAATTTTGCGTAAAAAGTAAAGTAATACAGGTCATTAAAGTTTAACAATGTATTAACCAAATGGCCTGCTAAATGCAATTGAGGCTGTAACGTGCTTAGAGGAACACACAATGAACTACTCAAAAGTTTTTATAAGTGGTGGTAATGGCTTTATTGGCCGCACGCTGGCGCGCTACTTTAAAGCGAATGGAGTCGATGTATGCGGCGTTGATTTAACGCCCTGTAAAGAATTCAATATTGTAGCAGGTAACTTGAATGAGCCTGCTGGCTGGCGTTCATTATTGAATGACTGTGATTTGGTTATTCATACTGCGGCAATTGTTTCAAATGCGTTTAGTTACAAGCAAACATGGCAGGCGAATGTAGGCTGGACGAAAAACTTACTTGATGCAGCGGTCGCAGCAAACACAGTAAGGCGTTTTATTCATATTTCGTCGACTGCCATTTATGGCAGTAATTGGCAAACAGATATTAAAGAAGACGCGCCTTTGTTACCTGATGGTCGAGCCTATAACGACTCAAAAATGATGAGTGAACATTTAGCGCTAAGCTATCACGCCAGTAAAAAACTCAATGTAACAATAATTCGTCCTGGCGATGTTTATGGCCCTGGTTCAAAGCCTTGGATAGCTTACCCATTGCAAGAAATCGCCAAAGGCACGTTTATGGTGCCACAGGGCATGTTCGGCCCTGTTTATATTGATGATTTAGTGAGAGGCATTTATCAAAGTGCCATGAGCGAGGGGGCAAATGGTGAGATTTTTAATCTATCGGGCCCAGAGCAAGTAACTAATCAAACTTATTTTAATTATTTAGCGCAAGCACAAGGGAAAAAGCACGTCACAGTTGTGAACTTGTCCTTAGTGCTAAAACTAACGGGCTTTATAGAGTGGTGTTATCACCTTTTTGGTAAAACCACCGATATCAATCCATCAACTATGCGCATGCTAAGCCGAAAAAGTGCGGCATATAGTAGTGAAAAAGCGCACCGTGTTTTTGGCTATCAACCTGAATTTACCTTACAGCAAGGTATGCAACATGCGTTGCAGTGGGCATATGAGCAAGGGCTTTGTAAAGAAGAGCTACGCACTAATACCGTAGAAGCAAATTAAAGACAACTAGTTAACTTATTGAAAGCAATTGAAAAGAGGGCACACACATGGCATTACCAGATATTATTAACCATCAAGATTTCTTACTGACAATTCATACCAATGATGAAAAGCTAATCAAAAACGCCTTACCGGGCGTGCATATCTACCCACTGATGCTGGATTCTGAAAATGGAGTATGGGTTTTGCGTGTTTTATTTGAACCAGGTACGGTTTTACCAAAACATTTTCATACTGGTGTTGTGCACTTATATACGTTAGCGGGAAGTTGGCACTACACTGAATATCCAGATGATTTACAAGTAGCGGGCAGCTATTTATTTGAGCCAGGCGGTTCGATTCATCAATTTCAAGTACCTGAAGACAACACTGAAGTGACAGATACCTTTATGGTGGTTATGGGATCTAACATCAATTTTGATCATGATGGCAACTATATGAACATTATGGATGCAGGTTGGATTGAGCAAGTGATGTTAGCAGCTGCAAAAGAGCAAGGAATTGAGCCTAACTACATTAAACCTAAGAGCTTATACGGCTTTAGTAAATAATTTAATTCCCTGAAGCAAAGCCCTTAATTGCAGTAAGCTATTGAGGGCTTTATATTTATTACGGGTTATTTGTAGTTCAATCTAAAAAACAAATCAATTTAATCTAAACAATCAATTTTATTTTAATCGCTCACACCTCTATTGTATTAATCAAGCAGACGCAAGGCTGCGTTAATTAAACTTTTTTAAATACATCAATGAGGAATACTATGAGCACTTCATTAATTAACACAAAACTACAACCATTCAATGCAACAGCTTACCACAATGGTGACTTTGTAGAACTAACAGAAAAAGACGTGCTAGGTAAGTGGTCAATCTTCTTCTTCTACCCAGCAGATTTTACTTTTGTATGTCCGACTGAGCTTGGTGATGTTGCAGACTACTACGAGCAACTACAAGAAATGGGTGTTGAAGTTTACTCAGTATCAACCGACACGCACTTCACTCACAAAGCATGGCACGATACGTCTGAGACAATTGGTAAAATCAAATTCCCAATGATTGGTGACCCAACAGGTCGTATTACACGTAACTTCGGTGTGATGATTGAAGATGAAGGTCTTGCACTTCGCGGTACATTCGTAATGAACCCTGAAGGCGAAATCAAAGTAATCGAAACTCACGACCTAGGTATCGGCCGTAGCGCGAAAGAGTTAGTACGTAAAGTACAAGCTGCACAGTACATTGCTAACCACGACGGTGAAGTATGTCCTGCATCATGGCAGCCAGGTGAAGAGACACTTGCTCCTTCATTAGACCTAGTTGGCAAAATCTAATTTGCCACGGCATTAAACAATAGCAAAGCTTTGCTTTGCTATCCCAATGCAACCTTAATTGCCCATCACAACTCACATTAAGCACATTAGCGGGTGGTGGGCAGTTATACCCAAAATTTTTCTAGATTATTTATTCTGAACTCAAGGGCTAAGCCATGTTAGATACGAATATCAAAAACCAATTAACAAGCCACTTTGCTTCTATTACCAGCCCTGTTGAGCTGCTTATCGCCTTGGATGACAGCAATAAATCAACAGAACTTAAAAACTTAGCAAACGATTTAGCATCGTTAAGCGACAAATTCTCGGTGCGAGATAACCCTAACCAAGACGTACGACGTCCGTCTATGGTGGTATCTTCACCTATTAACAACACGCAAATTACATTTGCGGGTGTGCCTATGGGCCACGAATTCACCAGCTTGATCCTTGCACTTCTTCACACAGGTGGTCATCCAAGTAAGGCATCACAGAGTGAAATTGAACAAATTAAATCATTACCTGGGCCGCTTAACTTTGAAGTGTATATTTCATTAAGTTGTCAAACCTGCCCTCAAGTAGTGCAAGCACTTAACTTAATGGCAGCACACAATAAAAACATTACGGCCACTATGATTGATGGTGCCTTGTTCCAAGACGAAGTGAATGAGCGCAATATTCTAGCGGTGCCAGCGGTGTATTTAAATGGCGAGCTGTTTAGTCAAGGTGCAGTTAATCTGACTGATATCTTAAATAAAGTAGATACCAAAGCGGCTGCACGCCAAGCCGAAGCACTAAACGACAAAGAGTTATTCGATGTACTTGTTGTTGGTGGTGGTCCGGCAGGGGCTTCTGCGGCAATTTACTCAGCACGTAAAGGCTTAAACACGGGCGTGGTTGCAGAGCGTTTTGGTGGTCAGGTTTCAGATACTTTAGCAATTGAAAACTTTATTTCAGTTAAAGCGACCGAAGGTCCTAAATTAGTTGCTCAACTTGAAGAGCATGTAAAAGAATACGACGTTGATGTTATGCAAAACCAACGTGCGGCATCACTTACTAAGCAAGGTAATTATCAAATCACGCTAGAAAATGGCGCGGTTTTAAATGCTAAGTCAGTGGTATTAGCAACCGGTGCCCGCTGGCGCGAAATGAACGTACCGGGTGAGAAAGAGTATCGCGGTCATGGCGTTGCTTACTGTCCTCACTGTGATGGTCCGTTATTTAAAGGCAAAGCGGTAGCGGTTATCGGTGGTGGTAATTCAGGTATTGAAGCTGCAATCGACCTTGCAAACATTGTTGAGCATGTCACCGTGCTTGAGTTTGCTGATACCTTACGCGCTGATGAAGTCCTTATTCGTAAAGCAAATAGCTTAAACAACATTACGATTATCAAAAATGCGCAAACGACAGAAGTTGTTGGTGATGGTAAACGAGTAACAGGCTTAAGCTATATTGACCGCATCTCTGGCGATGAAAAATCACTTGAGCTTGCAGGTATCTTTGTGCAAATCGGCTTGGTGCCAAACACTGAATGGTTAAAAGATTCTGGGTTATCACTAACTCGCTTTGGTGAAATCGAAATTGATAGCAAAGGTGCAACATCATTACCGGGTGTTTACGCGGCAGGTGATGCAACGACAACGCCGTTCAAGCAAATCATTATTGCAATGGGCAGTGGTGCGACGGCCAGTTTAGGTGCATTTGATTACTTAATTCGCCACAGCGAAGAGGTACAAAGCACTGAAGATGCAGCTTAATTAGCGACTCTTGATTAGGCAGCTCACACCCATAGCTGCCGCTTTAAAGCCGCCCTCTCCAAAGGCGGCTTTGTTTTTATTAATCCAGCTATTGATACTGTGCTGCAGTAATAAATTCCTCGAAACTTTCACACCAAATAACCACTGTATTGTAATCGCTGACATCAATACCTTGTGGAACAACTAATTTAAAGCCATTGAATGAACGTACTCCTGCAACACGTTGCATGGTGCCTTTTTGTGCTAAAAAATCAGCTTCGTTATCAACAAAATTGCGCGATAAGTAAACTTGATAGTCAGGTCCAGGTGATAAAGTACCTTGCATAGAAATAGCATCACTTGTTAGATAGACCATTCCATCACCATAATGAAGGCGATCTGAGCCTTTAAGGTCCGGCTTAAACGCGGCACTAAACTGAGCTCTATCTTGATGCTGCTTCAAAATAGCAACATCGGGCGCTGGTTGCTCCGTTAAAATAGGCAAACTGTAAACCCCAGCCATAAAACCCATGGCAAAAATAGCCAATGCCATGATGATAATTAGCACTGCTTTTAGCATGCTTACTCCTTGTTCTTTAGCGTTATGGTGTGGCGTTGATTTAAAGAGTATTGTTTTTCAACATCACCAAAATATTGCAAATAGAGCCGCTCAAGTTCACCTGATTGCTTTAGCTTTTGCATACCTTGTTCTAGCAAATCCCTAATGTGTTGATTCTCTTTGCTTAAGTAAAAGTAATAGTCGCTGGGATATCGCAGCATAATGTCTGGTGCAATGATAAAATTGAACTGTTTGAGTCTATTGAGTTCAGTGCCAATAGCCAGTACTGAGCGTGGAAAGTAATCGGCAAAACCTGTCTCTAGAGCTTTGATCATGCCAGGATAATCAAGCTCGCCATTAACGGTTAAGTCATTGTCTCTTAGCACCGTATAATCAGACCAACTTTGCTGCTGTAATGCAATTAATGGTTTTAATTGATCAAGGCTTTTTATTGCACTGAACTTTGCTTGGTCATCAGCACGAATAATAAGCAAACGCTTACCGTGCAAACCCTTGTATAAAGGAATTGTGGTGTTAACTAATGAAGTGGGTTGCTTATAAGGGAAAGACAGCCAAGCTAAGGTAATTGTTTTATTATGACTAAGTTGTTCAATAATGCGTTTATCATTCATTGGCTTGGCGTTGTTCATTAATACAGCGTCTACGCCCATTGCGGCGAAGCTTTTAATGAGAATATCGTGGATGTATTGATTTTTTACCGCGTCGGTATAGCTCGGTTTTGCAAGTTGAATAACAATTTGCTCTTGACCAAAGCTCTGTTTAATGAATAGCGCGAATACCATCAATAAAATAAATATTGTTCTATTCATTTATTTGAGTCTCTGCATTTATACTTTGAAAACATGCACCTGCTGTTGTAAACGCGAAGCCAAAGAAGCCAATTCTTGGCTGGCTTGTGCATTTTGTTGTGAACTTTCGCTAACCAGTGAAATGCTGCTACTAAACTCATTAATATTACAACTTAGCTCGTTTGCAACAGTCGTTTGCTCATCTGTTGCGGTGGATACTTGGTTGTTCATATCGGCAATAAGTGCCATTTCTTGAGTGATTTCAGTGAGTAATTGTGATGAGCGCTCAGCGTACTCAACACTTTGTTTGGCACTGTCATCTGCATTACCCATGGCGGTGACTGCTTGCTGTGCCATTGCTTGTAGTTTAGTTATCATTTCATTGATATTAGCGGTCGCTTTTTGGGTGTTATGTGCAAGCTGTCTGACTTCATCAGCCACTACTGCAAAACCACGACCTGATTCTCCCGCACGAGCTGCTTCA
Protein-coding regions in this window:
- a CDS encoding Gfo/Idh/MocA family oxidoreductase, whose amino-acid sequence is MNFVIVGTNFISDTLLSAAKQIEQFSLYGVCSREQQTGESFLAKHDMTDAKVFTNIEQVCQDPLVDAVYIAAPNSLHKDYAVMCLKAGKHVLGEKPSAANSVELELIIEAAKENQRLYMEAMMTTHLPNFARLKSALTKIGVPRKYIGQYSQYSSRYDKYKNGERPNTFLPEFANGALVDLGIYPLYILLALWGAPQSVKASGVLLETGVDGAGDVLLNYADKQAVISYSKISQGDNFTEIQGEKGRIRIEAVSLLKRMQYIGNDGTVEELSEPFDEHFMRHEVSHFIQAANAGQIESSVNTHALSKQVMAVLDEARSQLGVVYPADKS
- a CDS encoding class I SAM-dependent methyltransferase, yielding MFLDPSWRILTVGDGDLSFSHAIARHIKPTKLVASTYDDANTIEQKYANNALSALQQLNVATLTEFDVTKPDSWLRLVDARFDVVIFQFPLIPAFKGEAAFKANTQQGGMNVLNRALLHRYLDYASQFALDKNGPMLCYITSKDVKPYREWNIEGSLNQGLNCHYLGQMPFDINLFPGYKIRNVDRDKHVKDTSGITYVFSEKTDNNITTKLTLPAYLGDKHCALCRVGPYMAQEDEDKHLLSKKHKQMEKFEQDWQAWLAQNNEE
- a CDS encoding DUF3429 domain-containing protein, whose translation is MEKFINHIQLGYLGLLPFLGCVGWPLIAGSNAVNLDFFTFYSIAILAFMAGNLWHAGQQTHADAIKAIIPILPIGFLSFLPATWTLAWLAASFWLVLLFEKSSPQWQTYHVDYQKMRFVLTSVVFVCHIFVIGISIYPE
- a CDS encoding AMP-binding protein, translating into MNTHDNLTQLIDQTCQTYAELPAYNSAGKTLTYSQIEQQSRYLAQWFQQQSNLKVGDRIAIQLPNIVDYPVVTYAAFRAGLIVVNTNPLYTAREMLHQFNDAGVNAIVILDALTDKLATIISQTSIEKVIVTSAVGEPSLQPGQLSLPELIHQGEKLAPLKPHQASRDDIAVLQYTGGTTGVAKAAMLSHGNILANAEQMNERFDEILTPGQETGICPLPLYHIYAFTVNMVGLFAMGQFNVLIPNPRDLDALVKQIEPFEINYFSGINTLFIGLCMHPGFKALNFSNLKMTVSGGAALTHAAADAWMSTTGCTITEGYGLSETSPVATLNDFKKEEIGSIGRPLSNTTVEIWDENDEPVADGESGEIVVKGPQVMMGYWQRQDETDKSMKRGFFKTGDVGLKLPSGNYKIVDRLKDMIIVSGFNVYPNEVENVLCQHPAICEAAVIGAKDEKTGERVCAYITLKEQIDEQQVSDYCRENLSAYKVPKSIIFMEQLPKSTVGKILRRELRQ
- a CDS encoding AraC family transcriptional regulator; this translates as MPRKTHTPDLIRASALHGYVELIESKLVNPDALLERVGLDRKQLIEPNNFVQYQQLIELLEITAKELNLPYFGLELGRWQSLNILGSVGYLMGNCETLEMALKNLTKYYHIHQNSADLLLESGQDFVKLSFLVRSSLKVGVYHGADLALSVGVNLLKQLTDDQIKLHRLELPHSCDANTSVYRQALGQIPVFNCAHTALVFEKKYLKLAIKNSDKQLFSILSQQLGHPNESKRENICEHVEVLIKQYLLHEQFGVNLIAEKLSMSARSLQRHLAQYDTTFRELVDEVRCNLAHQYLTESSLSLSNISDILSFSNYSEFTRAFKRWYGMPPKDYRKSH
- a CDS encoding NAD(P)-dependent oxidoreductase, which translates into the protein MNYSKVFISGGNGFIGRTLARYFKANGVDVCGVDLTPCKEFNIVAGNLNEPAGWRSLLNDCDLVIHTAAIVSNAFSYKQTWQANVGWTKNLLDAAVAANTVRRFIHISSTAIYGSNWQTDIKEDAPLLPDGRAYNDSKMMSEHLALSYHASKKLNVTIIRPGDVYGPGSKPWIAYPLQEIAKGTFMVPQGMFGPVYIDDLVRGIYQSAMSEGANGEIFNLSGPEQVTNQTYFNYLAQAQGKKHVTVVNLSLVLKLTGFIEWCYHLFGKTTDINPSTMRMLSRKSAAYSSEKAHRVFGYQPEFTLQQGMQHALQWAYEQGLCKEELRTNTVEAN
- a CDS encoding 2,4'-dihydroxyacetophenone dioxygenase family protein, whose amino-acid sequence is MALPDIINHQDFLLTIHTNDEKLIKNALPGVHIYPLMLDSENGVWVLRVLFEPGTVLPKHFHTGVVHLYTLAGSWHYTEYPDDLQVAGSYLFEPGGSIHQFQVPEDNTEVTDTFMVVMGSNINFDHDGNYMNIMDAGWIEQVMLAAAKEQGIEPNYIKPKSLYGFSK
- the ahpC gene encoding alkyl hydroperoxide reductase subunit C, with amino-acid sequence MSTSLINTKLQPFNATAYHNGDFVELTEKDVLGKWSIFFFYPADFTFVCPTELGDVADYYEQLQEMGVEVYSVSTDTHFTHKAWHDTSETIGKIKFPMIGDPTGRITRNFGVMIEDEGLALRGTFVMNPEGEIKVIETHDLGIGRSAKELVRKVQAAQYIANHDGEVCPASWQPGEETLAPSLDLVGKI
- the ahpF gene encoding alkyl hydroperoxide reductase subunit F, whose amino-acid sequence is MLDTNIKNQLTSHFASITSPVELLIALDDSNKSTELKNLANDLASLSDKFSVRDNPNQDVRRPSMVVSSPINNTQITFAGVPMGHEFTSLILALLHTGGHPSKASQSEIEQIKSLPGPLNFEVYISLSCQTCPQVVQALNLMAAHNKNITATMIDGALFQDEVNERNILAVPAVYLNGELFSQGAVNLTDILNKVDTKAAARQAEALNDKELFDVLVVGGGPAGASAAIYSARKGLNTGVVAERFGGQVSDTLAIENFISVKATEGPKLVAQLEEHVKEYDVDVMQNQRAASLTKQGNYQITLENGAVLNAKSVVLATGARWREMNVPGEKEYRGHGVAYCPHCDGPLFKGKAVAVIGGGNSGIEAAIDLANIVEHVTVLEFADTLRADEVLIRKANSLNNITIIKNAQTTEVVGDGKRVTGLSYIDRISGDEKSLELAGIFVQIGLVPNTEWLKDSGLSLTRFGEIEIDSKGATSLPGVYAAGDATTTPFKQIIIAMGSGATASLGAFDYLIRHSEEVQSTEDAA
- a CDS encoding DM13 domain-containing protein, which translates into the protein MLKAVLIIIMALAIFAMGFMAGVYSLPILTEQPAPDVAILKQHQDRAQFSAAFKPDLKGSDRLHYGDGMVYLTSDAISMQGTLSPGPDYQVYLSRNFVDNEADFLAQKGTMQRVAGVRSFNGFKLVVPQGIDVSDYNTVVIWCESFEEFITAAQYQ
- a CDS encoding transporter substrate-binding domain-containing protein, which codes for MNRTIFILLMVFALFIKQSFGQEQIVIQLAKPSYTDAVKNQYIHDILIKSFAAMGVDAVLMNNAKPMNDKRIIEQLSHNKTITLAWLSFPYKQPTSLVNTTIPLYKGLHGKRLLIIRADDQAKFSAIKSLDQLKPLIALQQQSWSDYTVLRDNDLTVNGELDYPGMIKALETGFADYFPRSVLAIGTELNRLKQFNFIIAPDIMLRYPSDYYFYLSKENQHIRDLLEQGMQKLKQSGELERLYLQYFGDVEKQYSLNQRHTITLKNKE